In the Setaria italica strain Yugu1 chromosome VI, Setaria_italica_v2.0, whole genome shotgun sequence genome, one interval contains:
- the LOC101766562 gene encoding leucine-rich repeat protein 1-like codes for MVLLEVKQSFSLSSNDPSMILPSWQTDKDCCSHWEGVTCDKAGRVTALSLSNCDLAGPIYLGDRVKLNNLESLYLSFNSLSGRIPLSLFTHPALSRLDLSRNQFSGALGEFSNPSLTLTEVILSGNHLCGPVPKSFGWLASLESLSLDHNYFTGSGGGIYATSPESEEWFCPYLLVVDIEMKELYIDVSEIQTDFVLIDLSHNRFHGLIPTTIGKLSSPPKDPKPFTPLASKSKGERFDDIMLHLFIGLGFGGGFSAAVMVRLVYSGRWWHYSSFPTLY; via the exons ATGGTGCTCCTCGAAGTGAAGCAGTCCTTCTCCTTGTCTAGCAATGATCCCTCCATGATACTGCCGTCATGGCAAACTGACAAGGACTGCTGCAGCCACTGGGAGGGTGTCACCTGTGACAAGGCCGGGAGGGTCACCGCTCTCAGCCTGTCGAACTGCGACCTCGCAG GGCCAATTTATCTTGGTGACAGAGTAAAACTCAATAATCTGGAGTCCTTGTATCTGAGCTTCAATTCTCTATCTGGAAGAATTCCTCTATCTTTGTTCACACATCCAGCACTTAGCAGGCTAGACCTCAGCAGAAATCAATTTTCGGGTGCTCTTGGAGAATTCTCAAATCCATCATTGACGTTAACTGAAGTCATCTTAAGTGGCAACCACCTATGCGGTCCAGTTCCTAAATCATTTGGTTGGCTTGCATCTCTTGAAAGCCTGAGTCTTGACCACAACTACTTCACAG GAAGTGGTGGTGGGATTTATGCTACAAGTCCAGAGAGTGAAGAATGGTTCTGTCCATACCTGCTGGTGGTTGACATTGAAATGAAAGAGCTGTACATTGATGTGTCTGAAATCCAGACTGACTTTGTGTTGATTGACCTTTCTCACAACAGATTCCATGGTCTCATCCCCACGACCATCGGAAAGCTGA GTTCACCTCCAAAGGATCCAAAACCATTCACTCCACTGGCGTCAAAATCTAAGGGTGAGCGGTTTGATGACATCATGTTGCATTTGTTCATTGGATTGGGATTTGGTGGTGGCTTCTCAGCGGCAGTCATGGTGAGACTGGTCTATAGTGGCAGGTGGTGGCACTACAGCAGCTTCCCAACTCTATATTGA